A genomic stretch from Streptomyces venezuelae ATCC 10712 includes:
- a CDS encoding GbsR/MarR family transcriptional regulator: protein MTGMTTTESGGTGNEDAVSRFVERFAGELTEAGMQRMAARVFAALLASETASMTSAELAAQLQISPAAVSGAIRYLSQVSMISRERDPGTRRDRYVLHNELWYETFTRRDQVLVRWEKILREGAETLGPTTAAGARTAETAEFFAFLQREMLGIMDRWAAYKKSRPES, encoded by the coding sequence ATGACCGGCATGACCACCACCGAGTCCGGCGGCACGGGCAACGAGGACGCGGTGTCCCGCTTCGTGGAGCGCTTCGCCGGCGAGCTGACGGAAGCCGGGATGCAGCGCATGGCCGCCCGCGTCTTCGCGGCGCTCCTCGCCTCCGAGACCGCCTCCATGACCTCGGCCGAACTGGCCGCGCAACTACAGATCAGCCCGGCGGCCGTCTCCGGCGCGATCCGCTACCTGAGCCAGGTCAGCATGATCAGCCGCGAACGCGACCCCGGCACCCGACGCGACCGGTACGTCCTCCACAACGAACTCTGGTACGAGACCTTCACCCGCCGCGACCAGGTCCTCGTCCGCTGGGAGAAGATCCTCCGCGAAGGCGCCGAGACCCTCGGCCCCACCACGGCGGCGGGCGCCCGCACCGCGGAGACGGCCGAGTTCTTCGCGTTCCTCCAGCGCGAGATGCTGGGCATCATGGACCGCTGGGCCGCCTACAAGAAGTCCCGCCCCGAGTCCTGA
- a CDS encoding ABC transporter ATP-binding protein, which yields MTKAISIAGLHKSFGRTHALDGLDLTVETGEVHGFLGPNGAGKSTTIRVLLGLLRPDSGAAGLLGKDPWRDAVELHRRIAYVPGDVTLWRNLSGGEVIDLYGKLRGGLDKTRRAELIERFELDPTKKGRTYSKGNRQKVALVAAFASDVDLYVLDEPTSGLDPLMEEVFQSCVEEARDRGRTVLLSSHILSEVETLCDRVSIVRKGRTVESGSLAELRHLTRTSVTAELAAAPDGLARLPGVHGLALQTIEGGQGHRVKLQVDTDRLDAVLRSLTAAGVRSLTSTPPTLEELFLRHYETEAGAGTGAGAGRLAGEVTAR from the coding sequence ATGACGAAGGCCATCAGCATCGCCGGACTCCACAAGTCCTTCGGGCGCACTCACGCCCTCGACGGGCTCGACCTCACCGTCGAGACCGGCGAGGTCCACGGCTTCCTCGGCCCCAACGGCGCCGGGAAGTCCACCACCATCCGGGTCCTCCTGGGCCTGCTGCGGCCCGACTCCGGCGCCGCCGGCCTGCTCGGCAAGGACCCCTGGCGGGACGCCGTCGAGCTGCACCGCCGGATCGCGTACGTCCCCGGCGACGTGACCCTGTGGCGCAACCTCTCCGGCGGCGAGGTCATCGACCTGTACGGCAAGCTCCGCGGCGGCCTCGACAAGACCAGGCGCGCCGAGCTGATCGAGCGCTTCGAACTCGACCCCACCAAGAAGGGCCGCACCTACTCCAAGGGCAACCGGCAGAAGGTGGCCCTCGTCGCCGCCTTCGCCTCCGACGTCGACCTGTACGTCCTCGACGAACCCACCAGCGGCCTCGACCCGCTGATGGAGGAGGTCTTCCAGAGCTGCGTCGAGGAGGCTCGCGACCGGGGCCGGACGGTCCTGCTGTCCAGCCACATCCTCAGCGAGGTCGAGACCCTCTGCGACCGGGTCAGCATCGTCCGCAAGGGCCGCACCGTGGAGTCGGGTTCGCTCGCCGAGCTGCGCCACCTGACCCGTACCAGCGTCACCGCCGAACTCGCCGCCGCACCCGACGGCCTCGCCCGGCTCCCCGGCGTCCACGGCCTCGCCCTCCAGACGATCGAAGGGGGGCAGGGCCACCGGGTGAAGCTCCAGGTCGACACCGACCGGCTCGACGCCGTCCTGCGTTCCCTGACCGCCGCGGGCGTACGGAGCCTCACCAGCACCCCGCCCACCCTGGAGGAGCTCTTCCTCCGCCACTACGAGACCGAGGCCGGGGCCGGGACCGGGGCCGGGGCCGGGCGCCTCGCGGGCGAGGTGACCGCACGATGA